In the Arachis ipaensis cultivar K30076 chromosome B10, Araip1.1, whole genome shotgun sequence genome, one interval contains:
- the LOC107620576 gene encoding uncharacterized protein LOC107620576, with product MANLANTMEANAAATLQAVQRLGQPAENGNGNGNGEGNANDNAEGNGDNTEGVPMTLATFLKVHLPTFRGSQNPTEPDHWFRAMESALQAQHVPLNQYVEFSTYQLAGEAQPWWQAKCRLLQLQTANIPWEVFQTAFYKKYFPESAREVKQMELMQLKQGSMYVAE from the coding sequence ATGGCGAATCTCGCTAATACCATGGAAGCTAATGCTGCTGCAACTCTGCAAGCGGTGCAGAGATTAGGCCAACCGGCCGAGAACGGAAATGGCAACGGGAATGGTGAAGGGAATGCCAATGATAATGCTGAGGGTAACGGTGATAACACAGAAGGAGTTCCAATGACCTTGGCAACGTTCCTCAAGGTTCATCTGCCAACTTTCCGAGGGTCCCAAAATCCTACTGAACCGGACCACTGGTTCCGAGCTATGGAGAGTGCTTTACAGGCGCAGCATGTTCCCCTCAATCAATATGTAGAGTTTTCCACTTATCAGCTAGCGGGAGAAGCCCAGCCCTGGTGGCAAGCTAAGTGTCGTTTGCTACAGCTTCAGACCGCCAACATTCCATGGGAGGTATTCCAAACGGCTTTCTATAAGAAATACttccctgagtctgcaagggaagtGAAGCAGATGGAGctaatgcagctgaagcaaggttccatgTATGTGGCTGAGTAG